From the Lactobacillus johnsonii genome, the window TATTCATGGTTAAAGTTTCATCAAAAATAGACATAGAATCATCCCTTTCTTTGCTAATTTCATTTTAAAAGAAAAATTTTTAACTACCTAAGATTTAGAATGCATCAATTTCTATAACTTAAATGCATATTTTGCTTATTTCCATCTTAATTACCGTCTTTAAATGTTGTAAAATGCTAATATTAGTAAATTGTAAGGAAAGATAAAATGAAAAGAAACAGAAAAGAATACAATTTCAACGATTTTTCAAAGCAAGAAAAAGAAAAATTAAAGACTGTTCGCCAAGAACTTATTCAAGCACAAAAAGAAGAACCAGAAAGCTTGCGTGAGCACCTGCAAGCTTTCAACGATGGGGTAATGGCAATCATTATTACAATTATTGTATTAGAAATCCAGCCAGCTATTAATGAAGTTCACTATGGGCAATTTCTCGCAAATATTATTGTATTTTTAATTACATTCTTCGTCGTAGCTGATTTTTGGTATGATCTGCATTTAGCATTTTCCTACTATATATTTAAGCCTTCGAAAACAATAGCTGTTTTAGATTTCTTTTTCTTAGCCGACCTTTCTCTTCTTCCAGTAATGACAAAATGGATTATGGCAGAAAGTTCAACATTTGCGGTAGCTAATTTTGGAGTAGTTTTTTTAATTGCTAAAATTTTAGAATATTTGATTCAATATTTTGGTGCTAAGAAGACAGCAAAATATTCACAAATCATGAACATTATTATTAGTCGATCTTTTATTAGAAAGGTCGCTGTCACCTTATTTTTAAATATTGTTCTCATTGGTCTATCGTTTGTTCTTCCTAGACTTGCCATGATTCTTTATGTAGTTATACCAGTAATTTCATTTTTATTCCCAGTTAAGCGGAATAAAATCATGTAATAAAGGCAGAAGCATTTAATTGTGCTTCTGCCTTTTTAACATTTCCAAACAAAAAAGGCGATATTCCACTTTAGGGAGTATCGCTCTTTTTCGTATCAACGATGTTGACTATTTATTCTTTTTTCTCTTGTCTCCTAATCCAAACAATGAGAATACACCTGCTAAACCAAGAAGTGCAGCTCCGGCTAACGTTAAGTTAGAGTTATCCTTCTTACCAGTTTGTGGTAAAGTAGCCTTCTTGTTTACTGGAGAGCCATTCTTATGACGAACAGCATTTCTCTTAGGTTGAACTGAATTTGTAATTACAGTTTGTTCCTTACTTTCACTCTCAGTATTAGTGCTTACTTGGTTAGTGTTCTGAGCAGTATTGTTTTCTTCATTATGGTGATCTGGAGTTACATTAGTTGAAG encodes:
- a CDS encoding TMEM175 family protein, whose product is MKRNRKEYNFNDFSKQEKEKLKTVRQELIQAQKEEPESLREHLQAFNDGVMAIIITIIVLEIQPAINEVHYGQFLANIIVFLITFFVVADFWYDLHLAFSYYIFKPSKTIAVLDFFFLADLSLLPVMTKWIMAESSTFAVANFGVVFLIAKILEYLIQYFGAKKTAKYSQIMNIIISRSFIRKVAVTLFLNIVLIGLSFVLPRLAMILYVVIPVISFLFPVKRNKIM